One genomic segment of Candidatus Schekmanbacteria bacterium includes these proteins:
- a CDS encoding 4Fe-4S binding protein, which translates to MRIDRAVCVGCGGCVNQCPRLAIRFIDNKSYIDQMACVECGTCRAVCGVDAIYSDCRFTDIVVMNYESNPFCDDIEDFFEVDINFVSEKEH; encoded by the coding sequence ATGAGAATTGACAGAGCGGTTTGCGTAGGCTGCGGAGGATGCGTCAATCAGTGCCCCAGGCTTGCGATCAGGTTTATAGACAATAAGTCATATATCGATCAGATGGCATGCGTCGAATGCGGAACGTGCAGGGCTGTTTGCGGTGTTGATGCCATATACAGCGACTGCCGTTTTACGGATATTGTGGTCATGAATTACGAGAGCAATCCTTTCTGTGATGACATCGAGGATTTCTTCGAGGTTGATATTAATTTCGTTTCTGAAAAAGAACATTGA
- a CDS encoding glycosyltransferase family 4 protein — protein sequence MKILLCHKYFYERGGAERFLFELIDILKRKKHETIIFSMEDVKNRETQYAKYFVSNLDYQNNSTTYKLKNIFKIVGRIIYSKNARNKIESLINDTEPDIAHLNLIYHHISPSILYSLKKHNIPIIINANDCKLVCPNYYLYNPVKGETCEKCVGGHFYHCLMEKCFKDSRSSSLLATAEMYIHNLLKIYKDNIDVFITPSRFMEEMLIKGGFPEEKIITVNHPFDVKGHKPCFDPGEYYIYAGRLIKEKGIMTLLEASNRVRNKKLIIAGFESDAAIAAEVKDRRKYPNVEYVGLKFGDELFQLFRNASFSVVPSECYDVFPFAVIESFATGKPVVGARIGGIPELIDDGKNGFLFEAGNADDLADKINILAQNPGMAAEFGRQAREKAETHYSHESYYNKLSLIYDNAISSKKTKLQ from the coding sequence ATGAAGATACTTTTATGCCATAAATATTTCTATGAAAGAGGTGGAGCTGAAAGATTCTTATTCGAACTCATAGATATCCTTAAAAGAAAAAAGCATGAGACAATCATCTTTTCAATGGAAGACGTGAAAAACCGAGAAACACAGTATGCAAAATATTTTGTAAGCAACCTTGATTACCAGAATAACTCAACAACCTATAAGCTTAAAAATATATTTAAAATAGTAGGACGCATAATTTATTCAAAAAATGCAAGGAACAAAATTGAATCACTGATTAACGACACGGAACCGGACATAGCTCATCTTAACCTCATATACCACCATATATCCCCGTCCATCCTATATTCTCTGAAGAAACATAATATCCCAATAATCATCAACGCAAACGACTGCAAACTGGTATGTCCAAATTATTATCTTTATAACCCGGTTAAAGGTGAAACATGCGAGAAATGTGTAGGAGGACATTTTTATCACTGTCTCATGGAAAAATGCTTTAAAGACTCCCGCAGTTCGAGCTTGTTAGCTACAGCAGAAATGTATATCCACAATTTATTGAAAATCTATAAAGACAACATTGATGTATTTATTACTCCAAGCAGATTCATGGAAGAAATGCTTATAAAAGGGGGATTCCCTGAAGAAAAAATAATCACCGTAAACCACCCTTTTGATGTGAAGGGGCATAAACCCTGCTTTGATCCCGGAGAGTATTACATTTATGCAGGAAGATTGATTAAAGAAAAAGGAATAATGACCCTTCTTGAAGCATCAAATCGTGTCAGAAATAAAAAGCTTATTATTGCTGGCTTTGAATCTGACGCAGCCATTGCAGCGGAGGTAAAAGACCGCAGAAAATATCCCAATGTTGAATATGTGGGTCTTAAATTCGGTGATGAGCTCTTTCAGCTTTTTAGAAATGCATCTTTTTCCGTTGTCCCATCGGAATGTTATGATGTCTTTCCCTTTGCAGTGATAGAATCATTCGCAACAGGCAAGCCTGTAGTCGGGGCAAGAATCGGGGGAATCCCAGAGCTGATTGATGATGGAAAAAACGGATTCTTATTCGAAGCCGGAAACGCAGATGACCTTGCAGACAAAATAAACATATTGGCTCAGAACCCTGGCATGGCAGCAGAATTTGGGAGGCAAGCAAGGGAAAAAGCAGAGACACATTATTCTCACGAAAGCTACTACAATAAATTGTCATTGATATATGACAACGCAATATCGAGTAAGAAAACGAAACTGCAGTGA
- a CDS encoding (2Fe-2S)-binding protein, whose translation MPKIKINGKEVEVKEGSTILDVAKSEGIDIPTLCHHEALKPYGGCRLCVVEAGDGNSSRVVSSCQYVVHDGLNVQTETPRVQSVRKLVIGLLLIDASDIPAVKEKAEELGVKRNTRFVPDNEPCILCGRCIRACREIVGVSAIDYAGRGYGRKVAAPYFKKSEACIGCGTCFYVCPTGAVVMHEVPEGAKMKVPEGDEITGPARIMENWKAGFNMQICKKCGRTVEPSGVAAHINKTAGKDKPVEDICFMCRE comes from the coding sequence ATGCCAAAGATAAAAATAAACGGCAAAGAGGTTGAGGTAAAAGAAGGAAGCACAATCCTCGATGTTGCAAAAAGCGAGGGGATTGACATTCCAACACTTTGCCACCACGAGGCATTAAAGCCATACGGCGGATGCCGCCTCTGCGTTGTTGAGGCAGGTGACGGGAATTCATCGAGAGTTGTTTCATCATGCCAGTATGTTGTGCACGATGGACTTAATGTCCAGACGGAGACTCCTCGGGTACAGTCAGTAAGAAAGCTTGTAATAGGGCTTCTTCTTATTGATGCAAGCGATATCCCCGCAGTTAAGGAAAAGGCCGAGGAACTTGGAGTAAAGAGAAACACAAGGTTTGTCCCTGACAATGAGCCTTGCATACTCTGTGGCAGATGTATAAGGGCATGCAGGGAGATAGTCGGAGTCTCGGCGATAGATTATGCGGGACGCGGTTACGGCAGAAAGGTTGCGGCTCCATACTTTAAAAAATCAGAAGCCTGTATCGGCTGCGGCACATGCTTTTATGTATGTCCTACGGGAGCGGTAGTGATGCATGAAGTTCCCGAAGGAGCGAAGATGAAAGTGCCGGAAGGAGATGAGATAACAGGACCTGCGAGGATAATGGAAAACTGGAAAGCAGGATTTAATATGCAGATTTGCAAGAAGTGCGGAAGGACTGTTGAGCCTTCAGGTGTTGCTGCCCATATAAACAAGACAGCCGGCAAAGACAAGCCTGTTGAAGATATTTGTTTTATGTGCAGAGAGTAA
- a CDS encoding methyltransferase domain-containing protein, which produces MKTKENFKSHIDNILACPECKGKLSIDGRNLFCSACSSSYEARDGITNLLPVNSNNRGSASGTLSGNELEFLFQRRVFNSAADSLMHNDFLSRVNSQPEDSIFLEIGSGRGEDAYNLLKKGYRVVVSDVSMEITSRTKAILEKREISEEAYFCLIDAHYLPFADESFELIYMVSCLHHCKFPLKVFSEIRRCLKPKGTFILAVEPNLMTNFFVTGFLETLRSIKNVFVKKTSSIPASPDERLGFSKKQILALAKKASLKPIDINPQWFLSGFTQTILDLLQKLFPGRENLQINRKVENIIIKADNLFLKIPLCSNLCWFWTLTAIKE; this is translated from the coding sequence ATGAAAACTAAAGAAAATTTCAAAAGCCACATTGACAACATTCTGGCGTGTCCGGAATGCAAGGGAAAATTATCTATCGATGGAAGAAATCTTTTTTGCAGCGCATGTTCAAGTTCCTATGAGGCAAGAGATGGAATAACAAACCTGCTTCCTGTGAATTCAAATAACAGAGGCAGTGCATCCGGGACTCTTTCAGGAAATGAACTCGAGTTTCTCTTCCAGAGGCGGGTGTTCAATTCAGCAGCTGACTCTTTAATGCATAATGACTTTCTAAGCCGTGTTAACAGCCAGCCGGAGGATTCGATATTTCTTGAAATAGGAAGCGGGAGAGGTGAAGACGCATACAACCTGCTTAAAAAGGGATACCGCGTAGTCGTAAGCGATGTCAGCATGGAAATAACCAGCCGGACTAAAGCAATTCTTGAAAAAAGAGAAATCTCTGAGGAAGCGTATTTTTGCCTTATTGATGCGCATTACCTTCCCTTCGCAGATGAATCATTTGAGCTGATCTACATGGTGTCATGCCTGCATCACTGCAAGTTCCCTTTAAAAGTGTTCTCCGAAATCCGGCGCTGTCTTAAACCAAAAGGAACTTTTATTCTTGCTGTGGAACCCAACCTGATGACAAATTTTTTCGTCACAGGATTTCTGGAAACACTAAGGTCAATTAAAAATGTATTTGTCAAAAAAACATCCTCCATTCCGGCTTCTCCTGATGAGAGATTGGGTTTTTCAAAGAAACAAATTTTAGCTCTTGCTAAAAAAGCTTCCCTAAAACCCATAGATATAAATCCGCAGTGGTTTTTAAGCGGATTCACACAAACCATTCTTGACCTGTTACAGAAGTTATTTCCCGGCAGAGAAAACCTGCAAATCAACAGGAAAGTGGAAAATATTATTATCAAAGCTGATAATCTTTTCCTCAAAATACCCCTGTGCAGTAACCTATGCTGGTTTTGGACTCTTACGGCAATAAAGGAATAA
- a CDS encoding NADH-quinone oxidoreductase subunit NuoF, translated as MVKVKGKRELDKLGKEGIASLYPKNIKITVGVASCGLASGAAAVFDAFNEKISKKDGVILSHAGCVGMCHNEPVVEVQMPGIGRMTYGKVTPADVDKIVESVKSGKVPPKFLSSVNVDLFPLTGEKKQISGKKSQAVKAKPLRFYNKQKRVAMRNCGVINPESLEEYIARGGYYALLNALSNKSPEAVIDEIDKSGLRGRGGAGFPTGRKWNVARAAAGKTKYIVCNADEGDPGAYMDRAILEGDPHSVIEGMIIAAYAIGSSKGYIYVRSEYPLAVLRLEKALMLARKAGILGKSVMGKKFSFDIEIYQGAGAFVCGEETALIKSIEGTWGEPQGRPPYPAVSGLFGCPTVINNVETLANVSAVMFKGAKWYSSIGCKESKGTKVFSLVGKVKNVGLVEVPMGTTLKEIIYDIGGGVSGKGKAKAVQTGGPSGGCIPASLFKLPVDYVELYRAGSIMGSGGMVVMDDATCMVDVAKYFLTFLEDESCGKCVPCRVGVRKMREIVEDISKGKGREGDIALLEEMAGAIKDGSFCNFGATSPNPVLSTIRYFRDEYEAHINNKKCPAGVCSELIEFTVIKEKCISCSKCKKACPADAVWGAVGSKYKIVKDKCIKCRACIEVCPVEAIEVK; from the coding sequence ATGGTTAAGGTAAAAGGGAAAAGGGAACTTGATAAGCTGGGAAAAGAAGGAATCGCTTCCCTTTATCCTAAAAATATAAAAATCACTGTTGGAGTTGCTTCCTGCGGACTTGCCTCAGGCGCTGCCGCTGTCTTTGATGCATTCAATGAGAAGATTTCAAAAAAAGACGGCGTTATTTTAAGTCATGCGGGCTGTGTCGGGATGTGCCACAATGAGCCTGTAGTTGAAGTCCAGATGCCGGGTATCGGCAGGATGACCTACGGGAAGGTGACTCCTGCTGATGTTGATAAGATAGTTGAATCAGTAAAATCAGGGAAAGTTCCTCCAAAATTTCTTTCATCGGTTAACGTTGATCTCTTTCCTTTGACCGGTGAGAAGAAACAGATCTCCGGCAAGAAATCCCAGGCTGTAAAGGCGAAGCCTCTCCGCTTCTATAATAAGCAGAAGAGAGTTGCCATGAGAAACTGCGGGGTGATAAATCCTGAAAGCCTCGAAGAGTATATAGCGCGCGGCGGATACTATGCACTCTTAAATGCGCTTTCCAATAAATCCCCTGAAGCTGTAATAGATGAGATAGACAAATCCGGTCTTCGCGGGCGCGGCGGCGCAGGATTTCCGACAGGACGCAAATGGAACGTTGCAAGAGCTGCGGCAGGAAAGACAAAATACATAGTCTGCAATGCCGACGAGGGAGACCCGGGTGCATACATGGACAGGGCGATCCTTGAAGGAGACCCTCATTCAGTAATCGAAGGGATGATAATCGCAGCCTATGCCATTGGTTCATCAAAAGGATATATTTATGTCCGTTCTGAATATCCGCTTGCAGTATTGAGGCTTGAAAAAGCACTCATGCTGGCAAGGAAAGCAGGGATTCTCGGGAAATCAGTGATGGGGAAGAAATTCTCTTTTGATATAGAGATTTATCAGGGAGCAGGCGCTTTTGTCTGCGGCGAGGAAACAGCGCTGATTAAATCAATAGAAGGAACATGGGGGGAACCTCAGGGACGTCCTCCGTATCCGGCAGTGAGCGGATTGTTCGGCTGTCCCACTGTGATTAACAATGTTGAGACGCTTGCCAATGTATCTGCCGTGATGTTCAAAGGCGCAAAATGGTATTCTTCAATCGGTTGCAAGGAAAGCAAGGGGACAAAGGTTTTCTCCCTTGTTGGAAAAGTAAAAAATGTTGGACTCGTCGAAGTTCCGATGGGGACAACTCTTAAAGAAATAATATATGACATAGGCGGCGGCGTAAGCGGCAAAGGGAAAGCAAAGGCTGTCCAGACCGGAGGCCCTTCAGGCGGCTGTATACCTGCAAGTCTTTTCAAGCTTCCCGTTGATTATGTGGAACTCTATCGCGCAGGCTCCATAATGGGGTCGGGCGGCATGGTTGTCATGGACGATGCAACGTGCATGGTTGACGTAGCAAAGTATTTCCTCACGTTCCTTGAAGATGAGTCCTGCGGCAAGTGTGTTCCATGCAGGGTTGGGGTCAGAAAAATGCGCGAGATAGTTGAAGACATATCAAAAGGAAAAGGAAGGGAAGGAGACATTGCACTTTTAGAAGAAATGGCAGGTGCCATAAAAGACGGCTCATTCTGCAATTTCGGGGCGACATCGCCAAATCCTGTTCTTTCCACGATACGTTATTTCAGGGATGAATACGAAGCGCACATCAATAATAAAAAATGCCCGGCCGGGGTTTGCTCTGAGCTTATTGAGTTCACCGTGATAAAAGAGAAATGCATAAGCTGCAGCAAATGCAAAAAGGCCTGCCCTGCCGACGCAGTGTGGGGAGCGGTGGGCTCCAAGTACAAGATCGTAAAAGATAAATGCATAAAGTGCAGGGCTTGCATTGAAGTCTGTCCTGTAGAAGCTATAGAGGTTAAGTGA
- a CDS encoding NAD-dependent epimerase/dehydratase family protein has protein sequence MLVLDSYGNKGISPMKCLVTGGAGYIGSNLADRLLGEGHEVTVLDNLYTGRLKNIEHNFSNKKFRFVFGCVLDTELLSTLIRESDIIFHLAAIVGVPYVLRNPVMTLLNNTSGDQKVFQLALDYRKKLIFASSSEVYGCNNETPFSEESSVVLGSSATSRWSYAASKYFAEHLGQALHGRGLDITILRFASCYGPRLNPNGMTSVIAKFIINALNNEPIPIYGKGNQTRPFTYVDDTVSGIISAMKSKNGAGEIFNISTSGSTSIEQAAKLIKNLTGSKSEIIFIEPRELGTGFEDIVKRELDTSKAMDKLVFKADVSLEKGLMHTIEWFKNNQPSPA, from the coding sequence ATGCTGGTTTTGGACTCTTACGGCAATAAAGGAATAAGCCCCATGAAATGCCTTGTTACAGGAGGAGCAGGATATATCGGTTCCAATTTGGCAGACAGGCTTCTCGGAGAAGGGCATGAAGTTACGGTTTTAGACAACCTTTACACCGGAAGATTGAAAAACATTGAACACAACTTCAGCAATAAAAAATTCAGATTCGTTTTCGGCTGTGTTTTAGATACAGAGCTTCTAAGTACATTAATAAGAGAATCTGACATAATTTTCCATCTTGCCGCCATTGTCGGAGTCCCTTACGTCTTGCGAAATCCGGTTATGACTTTGCTCAACAACACTTCAGGGGATCAAAAAGTTTTTCAGCTTGCATTGGATTATCGCAAAAAACTGATATTTGCATCCAGCTCCGAAGTTTACGGTTGCAACAATGAGACTCCCTTTTCTGAAGAAAGCAGCGTAGTCTTGGGTTCTTCCGCTACTTCAAGATGGTCATATGCAGCTTCAAAATACTTTGCCGAACATCTTGGTCAGGCTTTGCATGGAAGGGGGCTTGATATTACAATACTAAGGTTCGCAAGCTGCTATGGGCCAAGATTGAATCCCAATGGAATGACAAGCGTCATAGCTAAATTTATCATAAATGCCCTGAACAACGAACCAATCCCAATTTACGGCAAAGGCAACCAAACAAGACCCTTCACATATGTGGACGATACTGTCAGCGGAATTATAAGTGCCATGAAAAGCAAAAACGGCGCAGGAGAAATTTTTAATATATCAACATCCGGTTCAACAAGCATAGAGCAAGCCGCAAAGCTGATAAAAAATCTCACAGGTTCAAAATCAGAAATAATATTCATTGAGCCACGCGAGCTTGGAACAGGATTTGAAGATATAGTTAAACGCGAACTTGATACAAGCAAAGCAATGGACAAACTCGTGTTTAAAGCAGATGTTTCCTTAGAAAAAGGATTAATGCATACCATCGAATGGTTTAAAAATAATCAACCTTCGCCTGCATGA
- a CDS encoding glycosyltransferase, with product MKILIISPDIPHAKVHFAAGVMLYNTIAELSKRHEISLLSFIKRGEENLIRDIEQYCRNVYTVPFDRKLNLASRGTYFLNTAPSQVSYYSCREMKQQVAEITKNNKFDILQIEHCPMAQYADYASVPKKVMILHDILSDLSRNDSVMDGSFLGMSRKYISCKKAESYELKILEKFDRIITMSKKDTEVLSKKLPHKKFSVFPFWKELFVSRENITRGNGGYLLFNGNMERKDNIDAVKYFCNEIFPKILSKLPQTLFYVVGEHGTNKISGISPNSNVIIKSFVDDIDELYNACSVVVAPIMGGGGIKFKIINSLAAAKPVVTTSLGNEGIGGIPDKELMAADNPDDFAGKVTTLLKHPKLGKEIGENGYKLFLKLFNSKKEDIESVLYS from the coding sequence GTGAAGATACTAATCATCTCTCCTGACATTCCCCATGCAAAGGTTCATTTTGCCGCGGGAGTAATGCTTTATAACACAATAGCAGAGCTTTCAAAAAGACATGAAATATCCCTGCTTTCATTTATAAAGCGTGGAGAAGAAAATCTTATCAGAGACATTGAGCAATATTGCAGGAATGTATATACCGTGCCTTTTGACAGGAAATTAAATCTTGCTTCAAGAGGTACATACTTTCTTAACACCGCTCCCTCGCAGGTCTCCTACTATAGCTGCCGGGAAATGAAACAACAAGTGGCAGAAATAACAAAGAACAACAAATTCGATATCCTGCAAATAGAGCACTGCCCAATGGCTCAATACGCTGATTATGCATCGGTCCCAAAAAAGGTGATGATACTCCACGATATTCTAAGCGACCTTTCCCGGAATGATTCTGTGATGGACGGCAGTTTTTTGGGAATGAGCCGCAAATACATTTCCTGCAAAAAGGCTGAAAGTTACGAACTGAAGATTTTAGAAAAGTTCGACAGGATTATAACCATGTCAAAAAAAGACACTGAAGTTCTTTCAAAAAAACTTCCCCATAAAAAGTTCTCAGTTTTCCCTTTCTGGAAAGAGCTCTTTGTTTCCAGGGAAAACATCACCCGGGGAAATGGAGGTTATCTGCTATTTAACGGAAACATGGAACGGAAGGACAACATTGACGCCGTGAAGTACTTTTGCAATGAAATTTTTCCAAAGATATTAAGTAAACTCCCTCAAACCCTGTTCTATGTCGTGGGCGAACACGGGACAAATAAAATCTCCGGCATTTCACCTAACAGCAATGTCATAATCAAAAGCTTTGTGGATGATATCGATGAGCTTTACAATGCCTGCTCAGTAGTAGTTGCCCCTATAATGGGAGGAGGCGGTATAAAATTTAAAATAATAAATTCACTTGCCGCTGCAAAACCGGTAGTGACCACTTCATTGGGGAATGAGGGGATAGGCGGAATTCCTGATAAGGAGCTGATGGCGGCAGATAATCCAGATGATTTTGCCGGCAAAGTTACAACTCTCCTGAAGCACCCGAAACTAGGAAAAGAAATAGGCGAAAACGGCTATAAATTATTCCTCAAACTTTTTAACAGCAAGAAAGAGGATATTGAGTCAGTATTGTATTCCTGA
- a CDS encoding NAD(P)/FAD-dependent oxidoreductase: protein MIKNKYDMVVVGAGPGGLMAAKTAAEDGLSVLLLDMKRDIPRVDRSCCTMLINEPSTHGENCSIVNNNIKYEKLGLEVKYKGQWAKLEQSIRIAPNGKKIVIANPGGVSIAYNKEVLLDGLLTEAIALGVDVLPETFVLRAENIKKDEARVFFRGCHSRAIKEVRAKTVIAADGVNSQIVMGLEMAKARKFYVTFHVGSYFLAGTKIPFPPSFITFIGKGHTPEGGGQLYLLYKHLRDAKPGDEPIVDIMFASTIGGSTKRRLDWFMKNGPFKHWFEGSEVVHTAAATLNFYTCLVPPVEGNIIAVGDSASFIETYCQGAMMYGYKAAKAAAKHQSTGCGYDEYSKFWYDTFEYCWPGEIDKALKGYAIGALGNDEVNYLFSLTDNEVYDGYVSENTAPAVMKNAIMSKMDQIKRERPDIAEKLLTYYGKAKVEEVVD from the coding sequence ATGATTAAAAACAAATACGACATGGTTGTTGTGGGCGCAGGGCCCGGCGGATTAATGGCTGCAAAGACTGCGGCAGAAGATGGATTATCAGTGCTTCTTCTCGACATGAAACGTGACATTCCGCGCGTTGACCGCTCATGCTGTACCATGCTTATCAATGAGCCGAGCACTCATGGCGAGAACTGCTCCATCGTTAACAACAACATCAAGTACGAAAAGCTCGGATTAGAGGTAAAATACAAAGGGCAATGGGCAAAGCTCGAGCAGTCTATAAGGATCGCTCCTAACGGAAAAAAGATTGTTATTGCCAATCCCGGCGGAGTTTCCATAGCTTATAATAAAGAAGTCCTCCTTGACGGACTCCTTACAGAAGCCATTGCTCTTGGAGTGGATGTATTGCCTGAGACATTCGTGCTTCGCGCAGAGAATATAAAAAAGGATGAGGCCCGTGTATTCTTCAGAGGATGCCATTCAAGGGCTATCAAAGAAGTCCGCGCCAAGACAGTGATTGCAGCAGACGGCGTAAACTCCCAGATAGTTATGGGCCTTGAGATGGCCAAAGCAAGAAAGTTCTATGTCACATTCCATGTTGGTTCCTATTTTCTTGCAGGGACAAAGATTCCATTCCCGCCTTCTTTCATAACATTCATCGGCAAGGGTCATACTCCTGAGGGAGGTGGACAGCTTTATCTGCTTTATAAACACCTTCGCGACGCAAAGCCCGGAGACGAGCCTATCGTTGACATTATGTTTGCCTCGACCATTGGCGGCTCGACAAAGAGAAGACTTGATTGGTTTATGAAGAACGGGCCATTCAAGCATTGGTTTGAGGGCTCAGAGGTTGTCCACACTGCGGCTGCAACATTGAATTTCTATACCTGTCTTGTTCCTCCTGTTGAGGGGAATATAATTGCAGTTGGAGATTCGGCATCATTTATCGAGACCTACTGCCAGGGTGCCATGATGTATGGCTACAAGGCGGCAAAGGCTGCGGCAAAGCATCAGTCAACAGGCTGCGGCTATGATGAATATTCAAAATTCTGGTATGACACATTCGAATACTGCTGGCCCGGAGAGATAGACAAAGCCTTAAAGGGTTATGCAATCGGTGCACTTGGCAACGATGAAGTCAACTATCTTTTCTCGCTTACGGATAATGAAGTATACGATGGCTATGTGAGCGAGAACACTGCGCCTGCCGTAATGAAGAACGCAATCATGTCGAAGATGGACCAGATAAAAAGAGAACGCCCCGACATTGCCGAGAAACTCCTCACCTACTACGGCAAGGCTAAGGTCGAAGAAGTAGTGGATTAA
- a CDS encoding radical SAM protein has translation MKILLISPPHYRLFDFTLENIIPWGLCYLSSSIKKNGRDISIFCTELDKELLSLGLRNFNLLYVKNRHTCYETINNIQAPVWQEIKSRIAEINPDIVGLTCVSSTYDSALNIARLTREINPASKIIFGGIHPTAYPLDVIKNDNVDFVVKGEGEKTFGELIDALEHGNVFREIRGLVYKEGNNISETPERELIENIDSIPYPQIENLLNLEDFPKRGLGYIFTSRGCPYNCSYCASNTIWTRKVRLRSPENVISELKDRMGKFNIRDFCFFDDTFTIDKKRVGKICDMILDDGLNISWCCYTRLDALDEMLLKKMEQSGCEMVSVGIETCNDSTLKNTGKGIDTSEIAKRIKLVHNHGIKINGFVMLGFPGETQEDIKKLKKFVKKTGIYTPDMSITTPYPRTEFYDNMKMKNMIPQGLRWYAFYPHNPDINLTGLEQKKFEKIIIDFTKFQHRYRIKNKLKYIFNNPFIILQWIRKYSTILISDRTKGFKKIIRLFSFSK, from the coding sequence ATGAAAATATTATTAATATCCCCTCCTCATTATCGTTTGTTTGATTTCACATTGGAAAACATCATTCCATGGGGCTTATGTTACCTTTCATCTTCAATCAAAAAAAACGGACGAGATATAAGCATTTTCTGCACAGAGTTAGACAAAGAATTATTATCCCTTGGCCTGAGAAACTTCAATCTCCTTTATGTTAAAAACAGACATACATGTTATGAAACGATAAATAATATTCAGGCACCGGTCTGGCAGGAAATAAAATCCCGCATCGCGGAAATTAACCCTGACATTGTAGGCTTAACCTGCGTTTCCTCCACATATGATTCCGCACTTAATATTGCCCGGCTTACCAGAGAAATAAACCCTGCATCAAAAATCATATTTGGCGGTATCCATCCAACAGCATACCCTCTTGATGTCATTAAGAATGACAACGTTGATTTTGTCGTAAAGGGTGAAGGAGAAAAAACCTTTGGAGAACTCATTGACGCTTTGGAACATGGAAACGTATTCAGGGAAATAAGGGGGCTGGTTTACAAGGAGGGGAACAATATATCTGAGACGCCGGAAAGAGAGCTAATTGAAAACATAGATTCCATTCCTTACCCGCAGATTGAAAACCTATTAAACCTGGAAGACTTTCCAAAGAGGGGTTTAGGTTATATTTTTACGTCAAGAGGCTGTCCTTATAATTGCTCCTACTGTGCGTCAAATACCATATGGACGAGGAAAGTCAGATTAAGGTCTCCGGAGAATGTCATCTCAGAATTAAAAGATAGGATGGGAAAATTTAATATCAGAGATTTCTGTTTCTTTGATGACACCTTTACAATTGATAAAAAAAGAGTCGGGAAAATCTGCGATATGATCTTAGATGACGGGCTCAATATATCATGGTGCTGCTACACAAGGCTCGATGCCCTTGATGAAATGTTGCTTAAAAAAATGGAACAATCAGGATGTGAGATGGTATCGGTTGGAATAGAAACCTGCAATGACAGCACTCTCAAAAATACCGGAAAAGGAATCGACACTTCAGAAATAGCAAAACGGATTAAACTGGTTCACAATCATGGGATTAAAATCAATGGCTTCGTAATGCTTGGCTTCCCCGGCGAAACACAGGAGGACATAAAGAAGCTCAAGAAATTCGTAAAAAAAACCGGAATCTACACTCCCGACATGAGCATTACCACCCCTTACCCTAGAACCGAGTTTTATGATAATATGAAGATGAAAAACATGATTCCTCAAGGACTCAGATGGTATGCCTTTTATCCGCATAACCCGGATATAAATCTCACGGGATTAGAGCAGAAGAAATTTGAAAAAATAATTATTGATTTTACAAAATTTCAGCACAGATATAGAATTAAAAATAAATTAAAATATATATTTAATAATCCATTTATAATACTCCAATGGATTAGAAAATATTCTACAATATTAATCTCAGACAGAACAAAAGGGTTTAAAAAAATCATAAGGTTATTTTCATTCAGTAAATGA